The region ATCGCGGTGGCCAACGCGCCGAGCTCGATGCCGTCGCGCGGATGGGTCGGCACCTCGATCGCATGCAGGCCGTGGCGTTCGAGCACCTGTAGGGCGGCATAGAAGCATGGCGATTCCACCAGTACCGCATCGCCGGGCCGGGTCACGGCGGCGATGCACAGGTTCAAGGCCTCGATCGCGCCGTTGCACACGACCAGATCGTTGGCGCCGAGCTCGACTCCGCCGATGCGATAGCGCAGAGCGATATGGCGGCGCAGTTCGGCATTGCCCGGGGTCAGATCGTCGACCGTGCTGCGCGGGTCCAGGTGCACGGCCTCGTGCGCCATCGCCCGCCCGAGCTTGGCGAGCGGGAACAGCGCCGGGCTCATGAAGGCCGAGCCCAGCGGCACGATGTCGTGCGCCATCGCCGACTCCAGCACCTCGAACACCAGCTCGCTGACGTCGACCGGGCGCGACTCGCCGTCCGGCTGCGAGGCCGCGTCGGGTTCCGGCGGCAGCGTTCGGGCCTGCTCGCTGACGTAATAGCCCGAGCGCGCTCGCGACTGCACCAGCCCCTGCGCCTCCAGCAGGTAATAGGCCTGGAACACGGTGGACGGACTGAGCTGCCGTGCCGCACTGGCCTGGCGCACCGACGGCAAGCGCTGCCCGGGCGATAGCAGCCCCTGGCGGATCGAGCGGGCGATGTCGTCGGCGAGGGCCTGGTAGCGCTTCATGTCGGTTCGGGGCGGCCTGGATTCGGTACGCGGCTGACTGATGAGCGGGAGGGCGTGTCGTTCCCACGCCCGCCGAGAGGCAGGCGACGGCTTCGGTCGAGTTGCAACTGATCTGTTTTTTTATCCGAAATCTGATTCTACGACTTCTGATCCGGTCCGGGCAGAATGCCTCCCGTAGCAAGAGCACCCTCCGGACGCCCACCGCCATGAACCCGCAAGTCGAACTCAACCTGGCCCTGATCCTGTTCGTGCCGTGGTTTTCGATCCTGGCCTGGCTGTTCTGGGCCTATCCGCGCCAGCCGCGCGGCGGCGCCCGCACCGCCTTCGACAGCGCCAGCCTGATCCTCGCGACCCTGCTGGCCGGGTGGGGCATGCACTGGAGCATGCACAACGCCGACCCCAACGCCGGCGCCATCTGGAAGCAGGTGCTGGCCAGTTCGGTCGCCTACGGTCTGTTCCTGCTGGTCATGACCCTGGCCATCGTCGTGCGTTGGCGCTGGCTGCGCGCTCGTGCCGCGACCCATACCGCCGGGGACGCCGCTCAAGCGGACTCCCACCGAAACAGCACCCGCCCGCTCGCGGGCAAGGTCGAATCATGAAGATCCTGTTCGTCGCCGCCTTCCTTGGGGTGATCCTCTACAACCTGGGCGCCGGTCTGTACTACATGCTGGTGGACAAAGGCACCAGCAAGCGCACCGTCAATGCGCTGACGCGCCGCATCGTCTTGTCGATCGTGCTGATCGGCGTGGTCGTGGTCGGCATCGCCACCGGCGTGGTCGAACCGCACGGCGTCGGCGTTTAAGCCCGCTGCCCGCGCAGGCTAAGCTGGCGGCAAACCGCCGAAGAAGCCTGCGCGATGCCTCACGCCCGAATCGTTTCCAACGCCGACACCGCCGAGTACTACTTCGAAGAACGCTGCCACATCATCGAGTGGTGGAACTCCAGCGACGACCCGCAGGCCTCGATCGCGCGCGCCCGCGTCGAGCCCGGCGTCACCACCCGACTGCATCGTCTGCGCGACACCAGCGAGCGCTACGTCGTGCTCGGAGGCCGCGGCCGGGTCGAGGTCGGCGATCTGCCGCCGAGCATCGTCGGCCCCGGCGACGTCGTGGTGATTCCGCCGGGCGTTGCGCAACGCATCGCCAACCTCGGCGACAGCGATCTGTTGTTTCTGGCGATCTGCACGCCGCGTTTCGAGCCGGCCAACTACGAAGACATCGAGCCGGAGATCGCATGAGCACGACGGCGCCGACGCTCGGTTTGCGCGAACGCTACCTGGGCTGTCTGTTGGGCCTGGCCTGCGGCGATGCGGTCGGTACCACCGTCGAGTTCAGCGCGCGCGGCAGCTTCGCGCCGCTGACCGACATGGTCGGCGGCGGGCCGTTCGGGCTGCGCGCCGGGCAGTGGACCGACGACACCTCGATGGCCCTGTGCCTGGCCGCAAGCCTGATCTACCGCCGCGGTTTCGACGCGCGCGACCAGATGAACCGTTACTGCAACTGGCGCGAAGTTGGCTACATGAGCAGCAACGGCGAGTGCTTCGATATCGGTATGACGGTGAGCGCGGCGTTGACGCGCTTCATGACCGGCCATGGCCCCTTCGCCGGCGACACCGGCCCGCGCGCGGCCGGCAACGGCGCGCTGATGCGGCTCGCGCCGGTGCCGATGCTGTGGCGCCGGCATGCCCAGGCGACCCGGCACTATGCGGCCGAATCCACCCGCACCACCCATGGCGCCGCCGAGGCCCTGGATTGCTCGCGCCTGTTCGCGATGCAGTTGCGCGCCGCGCTGATGGGCGCCGGCAAGGAGGCGGTGCTGACCCCGGCGATGCCGCCGCCGGCGAGCCCCAAGGTGGCGGCGATCCACGCCCGCGAATACGCCGGCAAGCGCGACGACGCGATCGTCGGGTCGGGCTACAGCGTCGAATCGCTGGAGGCCGCGCTGTGGTGTTTCCTGCACAGCGACGACTACGAAACCGCGGTGCTGCGTGCGGCCAACCTTGGCGACGACGCCGACACCACCGCGGCGATCTGCGGCCAACTCGCCGGCGCGTTCTACGGCATCGGCGCGATCCCGTCGCGCTGGCTCGAACGCCTGACGATGCGCGAAGAGATCGCGGCGATGGCGGACGCCTTGCTGGCGTTGTCGGAGAGCGATGAGGTGGTGGCAGACGCGTGAGTGATGGGGGACGAGCAGGAGCAAATCCCCCTAACCCCCTTTTTCAGAGGGGAGACCTCTTTCGGATAGGTGCGATCGGTGTCGGTCGAGACATCCGGATCGTTTCACTCCTGGCTATCGATCCGATGCATTCCCCCCTTTGAAAAAAAGGGGGTGCCTTAGCCCGCCGAACCCCCTGGTCCAGCGAACGACTACTACCCTGCACCTTCAAGATATTCGGCGCGGTCTCGTAGATCGACTCGGCGTAGAAGAGATTCGCAACCTGTATAGATGGATGCCTCAAAGCGCGGGCCTGCGTACCGTCCAGTTCTGGCTTGCCTGCGTGCCGCAGGTCTGGACGGTCAGTTGCGCGCCGGCGGTCGATGCGGTCAGGCACAACCCCGACAAGTCGCTGCGCAGTTGGCTGCCGACCTGGTTCCACAATTGGTTGCGGCCGCCGTTGCAGGCGTAGACGATGACCGGCGAGCCGGGTGCGGTGCGGTGCTGTTCGACATCTAGGCAGAGGTCGGCCTGCAGGCGCAGACTGCGGTCGACGCCGTGCACCCAGGCCTGGTTTTCGCCGGTATGGCAGCCGTAACCGAGTGCGGGCACGTTGCTCGTCGTCGCGCCGCCCTTCGCGTCGATACACAGGTTGTTGCCGCTGACCACCGTGCCGCGCAGCGAATTGCCGATGGCGTTGACCTGGACACTGCCTACCGCGGTCTTGTCGACTCGGCTTGCGCAGGGCACGCTGACCTTGGTGCTGGAAACGCTGGCGACCGTCGTGCCGCCATTGCCGATCGGGAGCAGGAACTCCGCGTCCGAGTAGGGCTGGTTGTAGCAGTTCGACTTCGGCGAACTCCACTCGAAGTATTCGGTCCAGTTGACCATGCCCTTCGGAGAGAGCTGCGTGGAAGCGCTGCGGATGCTGCCCAGCTTGAACGAGCCGCCGCCGGTGAGATCGGTCACGGTCACGCCGAACCAGCGGTTGCCTTCGTGGGCGACGCGGAAGCGGTAGGTATGGCCGGCCGTCCACTCATGCGCCATACGACAGCTCTTGCCGACGCCTTCGCCGTCGAAGTTCAGACAGTAGCTGCCCGCGCTGCCGGCCTTGGCCTCGGTCGCGTCCCACACCGAGAACAGGAACATGCGCGACTTGCCGCCGTTGCTCTGCATGCCGGTGTAGCCGCCGGAGGGCGTTCCAACGAAAGCGAATTGATTGCTCCAATAGACGTTGGCGCGATAGCCGGGGTCGGTTTCGACGGTGATGCCGAAATCCACCGAGTCGAGCCCGCTGATCGCAGGATCGAAGGCGTAATTGGTATAGCTGCCGGGCGTGTCCCCGGCCGAGGCGCTTAGCGAGAGCAGCGATAGCAGTAGCAGGCTCCCCCAGCGTTGGATCGATCGCACTGTCTTCATGATGGTCTCCGATTGTGGGTACGCCATCCGGATGAACGGCGTTCGTGCAGCTCCGTTGCGGTGCGCTCCTTGCCGGCCGGAACGCGGCCGGTATTTCCATGCGACGAGCCGGGC is a window of Lysobacter antibioticus DNA encoding:
- a CDS encoding PLP-dependent aminotransferase family protein, with the translated sequence MKRYQALADDIARSIRQGLLSPGQRLPSVRQASAARQLSPSTVFQAYYLLEAQGLVQSRARSGYYVSEQARTLPPEPDAASQPDGESRPVDVSELVFEVLESAMAHDIVPLGSAFMSPALFPLAKLGRAMAHEAVHLDPRSTVDDLTPGNAELRRHIALRYRIGGVELGANDLVVCNGAIEALNLCIAAVTRPGDAVLVESPCFYAALQVLERHGLHAIEVPTHPRDGIELGALATAIARHRPKACWLMTNFQNPLGSTMPDAKKRELVELLARHELPLIEDDVYGELHFGTHRPAPAKAYDRHGLVLHCSSFSKTLAPGYRIGWAAAGRYTQQVARLKLTNTLATCVPAQLAIARYLQRGSYERHLRRLRTTLAAQQSAYLTAVAEHFPQGTRVTRPDGGYFLWIELPEDRDALRVHREAARRGISIAPGPIFSAHRGHGHCLRLNYGHPLDARVAAALRALGELSSARSAPA
- a CDS encoding ADP-ribosylglycohydrolase family protein, coding for MSTTAPTLGLRERYLGCLLGLACGDAVGTTVEFSARGSFAPLTDMVGGGPFGLRAGQWTDDTSMALCLAASLIYRRGFDARDQMNRYCNWREVGYMSSNGECFDIGMTVSAALTRFMTGHGPFAGDTGPRAAGNGALMRLAPVPMLWRRHAQATRHYAAESTRTTHGAAEALDCSRLFAMQLRAALMGAGKEAVLTPAMPPPASPKVAAIHAREYAGKRDDAIVGSGYSVESLEAALWCFLHSDDYETAVLRAANLGDDADTTAAICGQLAGAFYGIGAIPSRWLERLTMREEIAAMADALLALSESDEVVADA
- a CDS encoding cupin domain-containing protein — its product is MPHARIVSNADTAEYYFEERCHIIEWWNSSDDPQASIARARVEPGVTTRLHRLRDTSERYVVLGGRGRVEVGDLPPSIVGPGDVVVIPPGVAQRIANLGDSDLLFLAICTPRFEPANYEDIEPEIA
- a CDS encoding RICIN domain-containing protein, with product MKTVRSIQRWGSLLLLSLLSLSASAGDTPGSYTNYAFDPAISGLDSVDFGITVETDPGYRANVYWSNQFAFVGTPSGGYTGMQSNGGKSRMFLFSVWDATEAKAGSAGSYCLNFDGEGVGKSCRMAHEWTAGHTYRFRVAHEGNRWFGVTVTDLTGGGSFKLGSIRSASTQLSPKGMVNWTEYFEWSSPKSNCYNQPYSDAEFLLPIGNGGTTVASVSSTKVSVPCASRVDKTAVGSVQVNAIGNSLRGTVVSGNNLCIDAKGGATTSNVPALGYGCHTGENQAWVHGVDRSLRLQADLCLDVEQHRTAPGSPVIVYACNGGRNQLWNQVGSQLRSDLSGLCLTASTAGAQLTVQTCGTQASQNWTVRRPAL
- a CDS encoding twin transmembrane helix small protein; amino-acid sequence: MKILFVAAFLGVILYNLGAGLYYMLVDKGTSKRTVNALTRRIVLSIVLIGVVVVGIATGVVEPHGVGV